Proteins found in one Methanospirillum hungatei JF-1 genomic segment:
- a CDS encoding NADH-quinone oxidoreductase subunit B family protein, with amino-acid sequence MTTLQSLKNAVRQRSIHVCYVDTGSCNGCDIEVLACLSPRYDLEQYGIYVHNNPREADVLLIIGGVTPQWEDKLRMVWDKIPEPKVAVSIGNCPISGCVFSRPQTLTRAPAKSYIPIAAEVPGCPPRPTEIIQAILSVAPLIFKDWELRR; translated from the coding sequence ATGACAACACTCCAGTCCCTGAAGAACGCCGTCCGTCAGCGGTCGATTCATGTCTGTTATGTGGACACCGGTTCATGCAACGGATGTGATATCGAGGTCCTTGCCTGCCTCTCGCCCCGGTATGATCTTGAGCAGTATGGCATTTATGTCCACAATAACCCGAGAGAGGCGGATGTTCTGCTTATCATCGGCGGGGTGACTCCCCAGTGGGAAGATAAACTCAGAATGGTGTGGGATAAGATCCCGGAGCCCAAGGTAGCGGTCTCAATCGGCAACTGCCCGATCTCCGGATGTGTCTTTTCCAGGCCACAGACACTTACCAGGGCTCCTGCAAAGAGTTATATTCCGATTGCTGCAGAGGTCCCCGGTTGTCCCCCACGACCGACTGAAATAATTCAGGCCATCCTTTCAGTCGCTCCTCTGATATTCAAAGACTGGGAGTTACGGCGATGA
- a CDS encoding type II toxin-antitoxin system VapC family toxin, whose amino-acid sequence MKNSIIVDTSALIAYFIQSEKKHQCINSYIKTHPKQEWIIVSTVFSEIMTWLRLKVHPRHAIPIGSFLREQCYYHPITPSEDEVTWDIYKTYSDKKWSFTDCSLLAVSKEENVPLILSIDHHFHQMKSFGVTVVPDE is encoded by the coding sequence ATGAAGAATAGTATTATTGTAGATACCTCGGCATTGATAGCATATTTCATCCAAAGTGAGAAAAAACACCAATGTATCAATTCGTATATTAAGACCCATCCCAAACAGGAGTGGATTATTGTTTCAACCGTTTTTTCGGAAATTATGACGTGGTTACGATTAAAAGTCCACCCCAGACATGCAATTCCAATTGGATCCTTTCTCCGTGAGCAATGCTACTATCACCCCATAACCCCATCGGAGGATGAAGTAACCTGGGATATTTATAAGACATATTCCGATAAAAAATGGAGTTTTACTGATTGTTCACTCCTCGCGGTATCAAAAGAAGAAAATGTGCCATTAATCCTCTCCATCGATCATCATTTTCACCAAATGAAGAGCTTTGGAGTAACTGTTGTTCCGGATGAATAA
- a CDS encoding UDP-glucose dehydrogenase family protein, giving the protein MESTILNISVIGGGYVGLVTASCFAYLGHTVRIVEIDTKKAELINKGIPPIYEEKLEDILKQTSGKNLSAQSHYEGIDDADIIFICVGTPPQDDGSADLTYITRASESIGSALKGSEKYHVITVKSTVPPGTTESVVIPAVMKSLGDTSDSVGFCMNPEFLREGRAIDDFLHPDRIVIGGSSEKAISVVQKAYEKLDALVITTSLKAAEMIKYTSNAFLATKISFSNEIGNICKRIGIDVYEVMKGVGYDHRINPYFLNAGLGFGGSCFPKDVMALIKLAEKNGENPILLKSVIDVNEQQPGRIIQVLHTRIGDIRGKRIAVLGLAFKDNTDDVRDSRSIPVIDELLTQGAIVSAFDPMATESMKKIFPDITYHTNAGDALEGADACLVLTEWPEFSKLTDEFNRMKSPVIIEGRRILSCSGIEGVCW; this is encoded by the coding sequence ATGGAGAGTACAATTTTGAATATTTCAGTTATTGGCGGAGGATATGTCGGTCTTGTCACCGCATCATGCTTTGCATATCTTGGTCATACGGTACGGATAGTTGAGATAGATACGAAAAAAGCAGAGCTCATTAATAAAGGAATACCCCCGATTTACGAAGAGAAACTCGAGGATATCCTGAAACAGACATCAGGGAAAAATCTGTCTGCACAATCCCATTACGAAGGAATTGATGATGCGGATATCATCTTCATTTGTGTTGGAACACCTCCGCAGGATGACGGATCGGCAGATCTCACATACATAACAAGGGCTTCAGAATCGATCGGTTCTGCCCTGAAGGGATCAGAAAAATACCATGTTATCACGGTAAAAAGTACCGTTCCCCCTGGGACTACAGAATCGGTTGTCATTCCAGCAGTGATGAAATCACTTGGAGATACATCAGATTCAGTCGGTTTTTGTATGAACCCGGAATTTTTACGGGAAGGACGAGCGATTGATGACTTTTTACATCCTGACCGGATTGTCATCGGTGGTTCATCTGAAAAAGCAATTTCAGTGGTTCAAAAAGCATATGAAAAACTGGATGCACTGGTCATTACAACATCCCTGAAAGCAGCAGAGATGATTAAATACACATCAAACGCTTTTCTGGCTACCAAGATCTCATTCTCAAATGAGATTGGAAATATCTGCAAAAGAATCGGGATCGATGTGTACGAGGTGATGAAAGGGGTCGGGTATGATCACCGGATTAACCCGTACTTTTTAAATGCAGGTCTTGGATTTGGAGGAAGTTGTTTTCCGAAGGATGTCATGGCACTTATAAAGCTTGCAGAGAAGAATGGTGAGAACCCAATCCTGCTTAAATCGGTGATTGATGTGAATGAGCAGCAACCTGGCAGGATTATCCAGGTCCTTCACACGCGGATTGGAGATATCAGAGGGAAGAGGATCGCGGTCCTCGGTCTTGCATTCAAGGATAATACCGATGATGTCCGTGACTCGCGATCCATCCCGGTTATCGATGAACTCTTAACACAGGGGGCGATCGTCTCTGCATTTGATCCGATGGCAACCGAATCGATGAAAAAAATTTTCCCGGACATTACCTATCATACAAACGCCGGAGATGCTTTGGAAGGGGCTGATGCCTGCCTTGTTCTGACAGAATGGCCTGAATTTTCTAAACTCACAGATGAATTCAACCGAATGAAAAGCCCAGTCATCATCGAAGGGAGGAGGATATTGTCCTGTTCCGGCATCGAAGGAGTCTGCTGGTAA
- a CDS encoding formylmethanofuran dehydrogenase subunit C yields MMQVTLTMKPRAKPFLPIEAEMIIPMNFIGNRELFVWEGNKKRRLEEVFTVRKEGNVNSPENIVVILRGDTSRVKRVGEYMSSGTITIEGDIGMHCGNFMRGGNIVIHGNADGWLGREMRAGSIVCHGNAGDYCGSGYRGEKRGMRGGKIEVMGNAGDYLGEYLTGGEIHVHGNAGMFAGAEMRGGTLRIDGDVRIPAANMSKGTCIVRGVVHDMLPTFEKIGEKDGMVVFHGDVANKGKGELFVKSVGDGLFR; encoded by the coding sequence ATGATGCAGGTCACCCTTACGATGAAACCCCGGGCAAAGCCCTTCCTGCCCATTGAAGCAGAGATGATCATTCCGATGAATTTTATCGGGAACCGTGAACTTTTTGTCTGGGAAGGCAATAAGAAACGCCGTCTTGAAGAAGTATTCACAGTCAGAAAAGAAGGGAATGTCAACTCACCAGAGAACATCGTTGTTATTCTCAGGGGAGATACGAGCCGGGTGAAACGGGTTGGAGAGTATATGTCATCCGGAACGATCACTATCGAAGGTGATATCGGGATGCATTGTGGTAATTTCATGCGTGGCGGGAATATTGTCATTCATGGCAATGCTGACGGATGGCTGGGCCGTGAGATGCGTGCCGGATCAATCGTCTGCCATGGGAATGCCGGGGATTACTGTGGTTCCGGGTACCGGGGTGAGAAGCGGGGCATGCGTGGCGGGAAGATCGAGGTCATGGGAAATGCCGGGGATTATCTTGGTGAGTACCTGACCGGAGGAGAGATCCATGTGCATGGGAATGCCGGGATGTTTGCAGGAGCAGAGATGCGTGGTGGGACATTGCGTATTGACGGTGATGTCCGGATACCGGCAGCGAATATGTCAAAAGGGACATGCATAGTCCGGGGGGTGGTTCATGACATGCTGCCGACATTTGAGAAGATTGGAGAGAAGGATGGGATGGTGGTGTTTCATGGAGATGTGGCGAATAAGGGAAAGGGAGAGCTGTTCGTGAAGAGTGTAGGGGATGGTTTGTTCCGATGA
- a CDS encoding formylmethanofuran dehydrogenase subunit B, with translation MVDKIRHVVCPYCGCLCDDIMIEVTDGKISGVENACTLGAHKFLDDAGNRLKGPIMRTGDEWVDISYEEAIEFAVKVLSEADRPLLYGWSGCATETQAIGAHLAELIGGVVDSTTSVCHGPSILAIQEVGHPGCTLGQVKNRADTIIYWGSNPIEAHPRHLSRYTNYADAYFLHNAFRERRVIVVDVRKTPTAEIATEFVQLEQGGDYHVLSALRAIIRGRGDIIPDMVAGVPKTQLIRVADMCKKAKFGALFFGVGITMTGGKYKNIRNAIEFVDELNRHTKWTISPMRGHSNVYGSNEVFTWITGYPFAVDYSRGIAFYNPGETTAVDILARKEADAALIMASDPGAHFPRICCEHLAKIPTILFDPYPSATTHLCTLQIPSAVNGIDAAGTAYRMDGIPIRTRKFIETGYPTDTELMEKIYDRIRQVKENA, from the coding sequence ATGGTAGATAAAATCAGGCATGTGGTCTGCCCCTACTGCGGATGCCTCTGTGATGATATCATGATCGAGGTAACCGACGGGAAGATATCAGGAGTTGAGAACGCCTGCACGTTGGGAGCCCATAAGTTTCTTGATGATGCAGGAAACCGGCTCAAAGGCCCTATCATGCGAACGGGGGATGAATGGGTTGATATCTCCTATGAAGAAGCAATAGAGTTCGCAGTTAAAGTCCTGTCTGAAGCGGATCGTCCGCTCCTCTATGGGTGGTCAGGGTGTGCAACAGAGACACAGGCCATCGGAGCTCACCTTGCTGAACTTATCGGAGGAGTCGTGGACAGCACCACATCAGTCTGTCATGGACCATCTATCCTTGCAATCCAGGAGGTCGGCCACCCCGGCTGTACCTTGGGACAGGTGAAAAACCGGGCTGATACGATAATATACTGGGGGTCAAATCCGATAGAAGCTCATCCAAGGCACCTGAGCAGGTATACTAACTATGCCGATGCTTATTTCCTCCACAACGCATTCCGCGAACGAAGAGTCATCGTCGTCGATGTCAGAAAGACACCAACCGCAGAGATAGCAACTGAGTTTGTGCAGCTTGAGCAGGGTGGGGATTATCATGTTCTGTCTGCTCTTCGGGCCATCATCAGGGGGAGAGGGGACATTATACCGGATATGGTTGCAGGTGTTCCAAAGACTCAGCTTATCCGGGTTGCTGATATGTGCAAAAAGGCAAAATTCGGTGCTCTCTTCTTCGGCGTCGGTATCACAATGACCGGCGGTAAATATAAAAATATCAGGAATGCCATCGAATTTGTCGATGAATTAAACCGCCATACCAAATGGACCATATCACCGATGCGGGGGCATTCGAATGTATATGGATCAAACGAAGTGTTCACCTGGATCACCGGGTATCCCTTTGCCGTGGATTATTCAAGGGGTATTGCATTTTATAACCCAGGTGAGACCACCGCAGTTGATATCCTTGCACGGAAAGAGGCGGATGCTGCACTCATTATGGCAAGTGATCCTGGAGCCCATTTCCCACGAATCTGCTGTGAACATCTTGCAAAAATTCCAACCATCCTCTTTGATCCCTACCCGAGTGCAACTACTCACCTCTGCACCCTGCAGATCCCCTCTGCGGTAAATGGGATTGATGCAGCAGGAACAGCATACCGGATGGATGGAATTCCCATCAGGACACGCAAATTTATCGAGACCGGTTACCCGACCGACACCGAGCTCATGGAGAAGATTTATGATCGCATCAGGCAGGTGAAAGAGAATGCGTGA
- a CDS encoding molybdopterin dinucleotide binding domain-containing protein: protein MKIRINTGRTVIQGSHVDRKNSPEYFRETSTLHLNPVDMMEIGIDDGERVKATTGGISVVLRVISDETIKRGTGFLPLGPYANALVGGTTHSTGMPDFKGSVAEIEATGEKIPTVGELMQHLGGLPYGR, encoded by the coding sequence ATGAAAATCCGTATCAATACCGGACGGACAGTGATCCAGGGATCCCATGTGGACCGGAAGAATTCACCAGAATACTTCAGGGAGACATCAACCCTCCACCTCAACCCCGTGGACATGATGGAGATCGGAATTGATGACGGGGAGCGGGTGAAAGCAACAACCGGGGGTATTTCTGTTGTACTCCGGGTCATTTCTGATGAGACGATAAAGCGGGGGACCGGATTTCTCCCGCTCGGACCCTATGCCAATGCTCTGGTTGGCGGAACCACTCACAGCACCGGGATGCCAGACTTTAAAGGATCAGTGGCAGAAATAGAGGCGACCGGAGAAAAAATCCCGACAGTGGGAGAACTGATGCAACATTTGGGAGGGCTCCCGTATGGTAGATAA
- a CDS encoding 4Fe-4S dicluster domain-containing protein produces the protein MRSILSYIRHMARPEWVKTFFLAKTAPLSTPPHFREFPHLTGKECTHCFQCMMICPAPGAIEVIRTDKPGEWKPVIHLGHCIRCGLCVEICPELVLDAGRVHMKNAQDGTYMQFQFHITINPVTCMGCGSCTVACPVNKEIDPQLAAKGTSTSDEVIMRVYKGINTVFHEDKCTGCKTCEEQCPTRSILVARVLEPLQISEET, from the coding sequence ATGAGATCCATCCTTTCATATATCCGGCATATGGCACGACCTGAGTGGGTGAAAACATTCTTCCTTGCGAAGACTGCCCCCCTCTCCACGCCGCCCCATTTCAGGGAATTCCCCCATCTGACCGGAAAGGAATGCACCCATTGCTTTCAATGCATGATGATCTGCCCGGCTCCCGGGGCGATTGAGGTCATCAGAACTGATAAACCCGGAGAGTGGAAACCGGTCATCCATCTTGGACATTGTATCAGGTGTGGCCTGTGTGTTGAGATCTGCCCGGAACTGGTCCTTGATGCCGGCCGGGTTCATATGAAAAATGCACAGGACGGCACCTATATGCAGTTCCAGTTCCACATCACCATAAACCCGGTCACCTGCATGGGGTGTGGGAGCTGCACGGTTGCCTGCCCGGTCAATAAGGAGATAGATCCCCAACTGGCAGCAAAAGGGACGAGCACCTCTGATGAAGTCATCATGCGGGTATACAAGGGGATCAACACCGTATTCCATGAAGATAAATGCACCGGATGCAAGACCTGTGAAGAGCAGTGCCCGACCAGGTCAATTCTTGTGGCCCGGGTCCTCGAACCCCTGCAGATATCGGAGGAGACATGA
- a CDS encoding membrane protein, which yields MFNLPIEGEELFVLEFGDIVNYFSLYTTTLFLFATAFIIIAIIARPERQTDIVFGTDAIYTKEINPDNLRFQRFMAIACGLATLGAVSSGDLFNFSLFTALIGITNIGIVAGVNNRYVLNAAYNYGIVAMVATTFLFGGAATALGTCGTLSIWELAGLGMVPLAAKMFLVLGVMGEGMAPFYIAKAEITRAPGAPYVLMIHVSSLLIFLRVIEIILTV from the coding sequence ATGTTTAATCTGCCCATTGAAGGAGAGGAACTCTTTGTCCTGGAGTTCGGGGACATTGTCAATTACTTTAGTCTATACACGACAACCCTGTTCCTGTTTGCGACCGCCTTCATCATCATCGCCATCATCGCACGACCGGAGCGGCAGACAGATATCGTCTTTGGTACTGATGCGATATACACCAAGGAGATAAATCCGGACAATTTGCGTTTTCAGCGATTTATGGCAATCGCCTGTGGTCTTGCTACACTTGGGGCAGTGAGCTCAGGCGACCTCTTTAACTTCTCCCTTTTTACCGCACTCATCGGGATAACCAACATCGGGATTGTTGCCGGTGTAAACAACCGGTATGTACTGAATGCGGCATATAATTACGGAATCGTTGCGATGGTTGCAACCACGTTCCTTTTTGGCGGTGCAGCAACGGCCCTTGGGACCTGTGGAACCCTGTCCATTTGGGAACTTGCCGGCCTTGGGATGGTCCCCCTGGCTGCAAAGATGTTCCTGGTCCTTGGAGTGATGGGAGAAGGAATGGCTCCCTTTTATATCGCAAAGGCTGAGATCACCCGGGCACCGGGAGCACCCTATGTACTGATGATCCATGTCAGTTCGCTCCTCATCTTCCTCCGGGTAATTGAGATCATTCTGACGGTGTAA
- a CDS encoding nickel-dependent hydrogenase large subunit — protein MKKTVDVSIPLGPVHPIFKEPCRIKCETFGEQVLAAEVELGYMKKGIERIMVGRPWQEVMFLAERVCGICSVIHNFVFIETMEKISGVTVPDRAAYLRVLANELDRMQSHLIANFSYCYTIEHETIGMYLLNIRETVMDMLEYLTGARVTCAYIVPGGVRFDPDNEDLTRIMTAMDDVERETRRYMSMFESGPLIGLRSKGIGVMTREQAELIHAVGPTARACGITTDCRSDHPTYQRLNFSPLVRTEGDNYARVMLRFQEILQSVDLIRTIIRTLPEGKIRGGGTIGRGETTHKGEAPRGELTYRIKSDTHGRVQEISIQTPSIMNIEACARYMIPGVTSVADVTAAYISSDPCVACTER, from the coding sequence ATGAAAAAAACCGTTGATGTTTCCATACCCCTCGGCCCGGTCCATCCGATTTTCAAAGAGCCATGCCGGATTAAATGTGAGACCTTTGGAGAGCAGGTCCTTGCCGCCGAGGTTGAACTTGGGTACATGAAGAAAGGGATTGAACGGATCATGGTTGGCCGGCCCTGGCAGGAGGTCATGTTCCTTGCCGAACGAGTATGCGGAATCTGTTCAGTCATTCATAACTTTGTGTTTATTGAGACCATGGAGAAGATATCCGGGGTTACGGTTCCAGATCGGGCTGCATACCTGCGGGTGCTTGCAAATGAGCTGGACCGGATGCAAAGCCACCTGATTGCAAACTTCTCATACTGTTATACCATCGAACATGAGACCATCGGGATGTATCTCCTCAATATCCGTGAAACGGTCATGGACATGCTCGAATACCTCACCGGTGCAAGAGTCACTTGTGCCTACATCGTTCCCGGAGGGGTGCGATTTGATCCTGACAATGAAGACCTGACCCGAATAATGACCGCCATGGATGACGTGGAACGGGAAACCCGCCGGTACATGAGCATGTTTGAATCAGGGCCGCTCATCGGACTTCGGAGTAAGGGGATTGGTGTCATGACCCGCGAGCAGGCAGAACTCATCCATGCAGTCGGGCCAACCGCACGGGCCTGTGGTATTACCACTGACTGCAGATCAGACCACCCGACATACCAGAGGCTGAACTTCTCACCCCTGGTACGGACTGAAGGAGATAACTATGCCAGGGTCATGCTACGGTTCCAGGAAATTTTACAGAGTGTGGATCTGATACGAACCATCATCCGGACCCTTCCGGAAGGAAAGATACGAGGTGGAGGGACCATCGGACGGGGTGAGACCACCCATAAGGGTGAAGCGCCAAGAGGTGAACTGACCTACCGGATTAAATCAGATACTCATGGAAGAGTCCAGGAGATATCTATCCAGACCCCGTCTATTATGAATATAGAAGCATGTGCACGATACATGATCCCGGGAGTAACATCGGTTGCAGATGTCACGGCGGCATACATCAGCTCTGACCCGTGCGTTGCCTGTACTGAGAGGTAA
- a CDS encoding respiratory chain complex I subunit 1 family protein, translating into MITLILPAVFIGLLFHGIHRKVIARIQGRPGPPIWQEILHTLKFSFKQTWIPKTASMPMFVFIVAVSIAIWTGAFYIIFSGGSLLLLFAVFMLHKITEHGLGLSSGSPYGKFGAIRSVMSAASEIPLFATIAGIYVVTGSLMISDITRYQEMHGPMLVGAFPIAIAMYIVILSKMHYGPFSIIEAKEIVSGNRTEHFGVWRAGLEVAYALKTFVLLAAFVLLFIGALPWYLMLLAMLIVLISLSFVCAFTPMLSPFDAVALQTVITGVLAVYIIILGVMG; encoded by the coding sequence ATGATAACACTGATACTTCCAGCAGTTTTTATCGGCCTTTTGTTTCATGGTATACATCGAAAAGTCATCGCACGGATACAGGGAAGACCTGGCCCGCCGATCTGGCAGGAGATACTCCATACCTTAAAATTCTCCTTTAAGCAGACATGGATTCCGAAAACGGCAAGCATGCCTATGTTTGTCTTTATCGTGGCGGTTTCCATAGCCATCTGGACTGGTGCATTCTATATCATCTTCAGTGGCGGCAGTCTGCTCCTCCTCTTCGCGGTATTTATGCTCCATAAGATCACCGAACACGGGCTCGGGCTCTCGTCTGGTTCACCATACGGAAAGTTTGGGGCAATACGGTCGGTGATGTCTGCAGCATCAGAGATTCCGCTCTTTGCAACCATTGCAGGGATATATGTGGTGACCGGTTCCCTGATGATCAGCGATATAACCAGGTATCAGGAGATGCACGGGCCCATGCTCGTCGGGGCATTCCCGATAGCCATCGCCATGTACATTGTCATACTCTCCAAGATGCATTATGGCCCGTTCTCAATCATTGAGGCGAAAGAGATCGTATCAGGGAACCGTACCGAGCACTTTGGTGTCTGGAGGGCCGGTCTTGAAGTGGCCTATGCATTAAAAACCTTCGTACTTCTGGCAGCATTTGTTCTGCTCTTTATCGGTGCCCTCCCCTGGTACCTGATGCTCCTTGCAATGCTTATCGTCCTGATATCACTCTCCTTTGTCTGTGCATTCACGCCGATGCTCTCGCCATTTGATGCGGTTGCCCTGCAGACGGTGATCACCGGGGTCCTCGCAGTGTATATTATCATTCTCGGGGTGATGGGATGA
- a CDS encoding EhaG family protein: protein MMDFYQIGLLCTLICVTISFIALFRERDDIHKILVVDLIETTGLVLICLVATDLAEALILPGLVVGISELLMLTELYIRKEKLPLPAYKPIRIEVMRTAPPIITFALVVYGIILSGFSGGAVAGIGLVFYFLCKGYEERFALLETISGYAWALWIVAFFIFMILPQAWLIAVMLSGGAILVKVTTKMALIGTMQEGRNV, encoded by the coding sequence ATGATGGATTTTTATCAGATCGGTCTTTTATGCACCCTTATCTGTGTAACCATATCATTCATTGCTCTCTTCAGGGAACGGGATGATATCCATAAAATCCTTGTTGTGGACCTGATAGAAACGACAGGCCTTGTTCTTATCTGTCTTGTCGCAACAGATCTGGCAGAAGCCCTGATCCTCCCCGGTCTTGTGGTCGGTATTTCTGAACTCCTGATGCTGACTGAACTCTATATCAGAAAGGAGAAACTCCCTCTTCCGGCATATAAACCGATTCGGATCGAGGTCATGCGGACCGCACCACCCATCATCACCTTTGCCCTGGTTGTGTATGGGATTATCCTGTCAGGGTTCTCAGGAGGTGCAGTCGCAGGAATAGGACTTGTATTCTACTTCCTCTGTAAGGGATATGAAGAGCGGTTTGCACTGCTTGAAACAATATCCGGGTATGCATGGGCACTCTGGATTGTGGCATTCTTTATATTCATGATCTTACCACAGGCCTGGCTTATTGCGGTGATGCTCTCCGGAGGGGCGATTCTCGTTAAAGTAACCACCAAGATGGCACTTATCGGCACCATGCAGGAGGGACGGAATGTTTAA
- a CDS encoding formylmethanofuran dehydrogenase subunit A: protein MRELLIKNAYVIDPLQGIRGDIMDLPIREGRIVDKVSGSCEVIDAGGHLTLPGGIDSHTHVCGTKVNFGRYMSPEDMRAGRTPRRGAMYPTSGYTVPTTYGNSYRYSKMGYTTLLEGAMAPLEARHTHEEFAATPMQDMLANTLFDGNWSLFEAVADKDVRQAAAVIGWTLSAVKGFGIKLTNPGGTEAWGFGDDLSNIDEPVPNWDITPRDIIDTTIQACEYLHLPHSVHLHCNNLGMPGNYRTTLQTLDIPSDLNPNRQTLYLTHVQFHSYGGSTWGDIRSEAGKIAGSVNTKPQVVIDMGQVMFGRTMTMTADGPMEFRLYTLHHNKWSNHDVELETGSGIIPVYYSRKSLVNSIMWAIGLELALLIKNPWQCMLTTDNPNGAPFVKYPEIIGLLMSNKYREKELGQVHRLTTDRTSLGTIDRELSFEDIAVMTRAGQAKALGIIDEGKGHLKEGALADIAIYPVKPDETDPSLQYEEVIGAFQQTLYTLKDGIVVSRDGEVMRAVPNRTFWSHAELPDDMDVMKSPRFVEKFSRFYSVDLENYRVQDEYVQRGVAMNTRTA, encoded by the coding sequence ATGCGTGAACTCCTGATTAAGAACGCCTATGTCATCGATCCACTCCAGGGAATCCGTGGGGATATCATGGATCTTCCTATCCGGGAAGGAAGAATCGTAGACAAGGTGTCAGGATCCTGTGAGGTTATCGATGCCGGCGGCCACCTGACGTTGCCAGGAGGAATAGACTCTCATACCCATGTCTGTGGAACCAAGGTCAATTTTGGCCGGTATATGAGCCCTGAAGACATGCGGGCCGGAAGGACGCCACGACGCGGTGCGATGTATCCGACCTCCGGGTATACGGTCCCGACGACATACGGGAACAGTTACCGGTATAGCAAGATGGGGTATACAACGCTTCTTGAGGGGGCAATGGCACCCCTGGAGGCACGTCACACCCATGAGGAGTTTGCTGCAACACCCATGCAGGACATGCTTGCAAATACCCTGTTTGACGGGAACTGGAGTCTTTTTGAAGCAGTCGCCGACAAGGATGTCAGACAGGCTGCCGCGGTCATCGGGTGGACACTTTCAGCCGTCAAGGGTTTTGGGATAAAACTTACCAATCCGGGCGGTACTGAAGCGTGGGGGTTCGGGGATGACCTCTCAAACATCGATGAACCGGTCCCAAACTGGGATATCACCCCACGGGACATCATTGATACAACCATTCAGGCCTGCGAATATTTACATCTCCCCCACTCGGTTCACCTTCACTGCAATAACCTGGGTATGCCCGGAAATTACCGGACAACCCTTCAGACCCTTGATATTCCATCTGATCTTAATCCGAACCGGCAGACGCTCTATCTGACCCATGTCCAGTTCCACTCTTATGGAGGGAGTACCTGGGGCGATATTCGATCTGAAGCGGGGAAGATCGCTGGATCAGTCAATACCAAGCCACAGGTGGTCATCGACATGGGGCAGGTCATGTTTGGCCGGACAATGACCATGACCGCAGACGGGCCGATGGAGTTCCGGCTCTACACACTCCACCACAACAAATGGAGCAACCATGACGTGGAACTCGAAACCGGCTCAGGGATCATTCCTGTCTATTACAGCAGGAAATCTCTGGTCAACAGCATCATGTGGGCCATCGGGCTTGAACTGGCTCTTTTGATCAAAAATCCCTGGCAGTGTATGCTCACGACTGATAACCCGAACGGAGCTCCCTTTGTGAAGTACCCAGAGATTATCGGCCTATTAATGTCTAACAAGTACCGGGAGAAGGAACTAGGTCAGGTCCACCGACTTACCACAGACCGGACATCCCTCGGGACCATCGACCGGGAGCTGAGCTTTGAAGATATCGCGGTTATGACGAGGGCAGGGCAGGCAAAAGCGCTTGGAATTATCGATGAAGGGAAGGGACATCTGAAGGAAGGAGCCCTTGCTGATATTGCAATATATCCGGTAAAACCGGACGAGACCGATCCATCGCTCCAGTATGAAGAGGTTATCGGAGCATTCCAGCAGACGTTATATACCCTCAAAGACGGTATTGTGGTAAGCAGGGACGGGGAGGTTATGAGAGCTGTCCCGAACCGGACGTTCTGGTCTCATGCTGAGCTTCCGGATGATATGGATGTCATGAAGAGCCCCCGGTTTGTGGAGAAGTTCTCACGGTTTTACTCGGTGGATCTGGAGAATTACAGGGTACAGGATGAGTACGTGCAGCGGGGTGTTGCGATGAATACCCGGACTGCATAA